Proteins encoded by one window of Rutidosis leptorrhynchoides isolate AG116_Rl617_1_P2 chromosome 7, CSIRO_AGI_Rlap_v1, whole genome shotgun sequence:
- the LOC139857644 gene encoding uncharacterized protein has product MSERKLVVLGIPWDVDTVGLKNYMRKFGELEDCVVMKERSSGRSRGFGYVTFTELEDAKAALSAEHFLGNRALEVKIATPKEEMRAPSKKVTRIFVARIPLPVTEASFRSHFEKFGEITDLYMPKDPSTKGHRGIGFITFASSDSVDDLMSETHELGGSNVVVDRATPKEDDFRPVSRMPPPAPTRPQSGGYGAYNAYVTTRYAALGAPTSYDYPNSVYARGTSARGMGKKIFVGRLPQEASVDDLHTYFGRFGRILDVYVPKDPKRSGHRGFGFVTFAEDGVADRVSLRSHEICGQPVAIDSATPVDDGGSSGGSFMDNPEPPSYGGYGPMRAYGNMYGSLDFDDWGYGSMGGSMGRMGGMGRLGGGDMARIGGEMERMGGSYGRMGGSYGRMGGDMERMGGSVGRMGGSMGGLGGSLGGGRPSRTDYRYRPY; this is encoded by the exons ATGTCTGAGAGAAAACTTGTG GTATTGGGCATCCCATGGGATGTTGATACAGTTGGTCTGAAGAATTACATGAGGAAATTTGGTGAATTGGAAGATTGTGTTGTTATGAAG GAGCGCTCAAGTGGCCGATCTCGTGGTTTCGGATATGTAACATTTACAGAACTTGAAGATGCTAAG GCTGCACTCTCAGCTGAACATTTCCTTGGGAATAGAGCCCTGGAAGTTAAAATAGCAACACCAAAG GAGGAAATGAGAGCACCTTCAAAGAAAGTCACTAGGATTTTTGTTGCTAGAATTCCCCTCCCGGTTACGGAAGCTTCATTTAGGAG CCATTTTGAAAAATTTGGTGAGATAACGGATTTGTACATGCCCAAG GATCCATCTACCAAGGGTCATCGTGGAATTGGTTTTATTACATTTGCAAGTTCTG ATTCTGTAGATGATCTGATGTCCGAGACCCATGAACTGGGGGGTTCTAATGTGGTTGTTGACCGAGCAACTCCTAAG GAAGATGATTTCCGACCTGTTAGTCGCATGCCTCCGCCGGCTCCTACTCGTCCTCAAAGTGGTGGATATGGTGCATATAATGCATATGTTACAACTAGATATGCTGCATTGGGTGCACCTACATCATATGATTATCCAAACTCTGTTTATGCAA GAGGAACATCAGCTCGGGGAATGGGAAAGAAGATTTTTGTTGGCAGGCTTCCTCAAGAAGCAAGCGTGGATGACCTCCACACGTATTTTGGAAGGTTTGGACGTATCTTGGACGTGTATGTACCCAAG GATCCAAAAAGATCTGGTCACAGGGGGTTTGGATTTGTGACTTTTGCTGAAGATGGTGTTGCAGATCGTGTTTCGCTGAGGTCACATGAGATTTGTGGACAACCG GTTGCAATAGATTCAGCTACACCTGTTGATGATGGTGGCTCAAGTGGAGGCTCCTTTATGGACAACCCTGAACCACCATCATATGGTGGTTATGGCCCGATGCGAGCTTATGGAAATATGTATGGATCCTTGGATTTTGATGAT TGGGGTTATGGTAGCATGGGTGGAAGCATGGGCCGCATGGGAGGAATGGGACGTTTGGGCGGTGGTGACATGGCACGCATAGGTGGAGAAATGGAACGTATGGGCGGAAGCTATGGGCGCATGGGTGGAAGCTATGGACGAATGGGTGGGGATATGGAACGTATGGGTGGAAGCGTTGGACGCATGGGGGGAAGTATGGGCGGCCTAGGCGGAAGTTTAGGTGGAGGGAGACCTTCACGGACAGATTATAGGTATAGGCCTTATTAA
- the LOC139859104 gene encoding zeaxanthin epoxidase, chloroplastic-like translates to MIKFSFEEVKDWYIKFDTFTPAVERGLPDTRAISRMALQKILANAVSVILKNGEQFEGDLLVGADGIWSKVRKNLFGLKDVTYSGYTCYTGIADFTPPDIDTVGYQVFLGHKQYFVSSDVGGGKMQWYAFHNEAAGGTDKPNGKDSYQLALELDKAWSRDDDALERT, encoded by the exons ATGATTAAATTTTCCTTTGAGGAGGTTAAAGATTG GTATATTAAGTTTGATACATTTACTCCTGCAGTGGAAAGAGGTCTTCCAGATACTAGAGCTATAAGCCGAATGGCGTTACAAAAGATTCTAGCTAATGCT GTTTCTGTGATTCTTAAAAATGGAGAGCAGTTTGAAGGTGATCTTCTAGTTGGGGCTGATGGAATATGGTCAAAG GTACGGAAGAATTTGTTTGGGCTAAAAGATGTCACATACTCTGGCTACACTTGTTACACTGGGATTGCTGATTTTACACCTCCAGATATTGACACTGTTGG GTATCAAGTGTTTTTAGGTCACAAACAATACTTTGTTTCTTCTGATGTTGGTGGTGGTAAGATGCAATGGTATGCATTTCACAATGAGGCAGCTGGTGGTACAGACAAGCCTAacggcaag GATAGCTATCAATTAGCACTCGAGCTTGATAAGGCATGGTCTAGGGATGATGATGCATTAGAGCGAACATGA